The following proteins come from a genomic window of Pyxidicoccus sp. MSG2:
- a CDS encoding ABC transporter permease, protein MRPSRAYAIALRHFYLLRGSVARFLPLFAWVAIDMVLWGFMSRYLNSVAAAPGHDFVHTLLGAVLLWDFFTRVMQGVTMVFFEDVWSRNFLNVFATPLSISEYIGGLVLSSIATSVVGLAVMLLLASTVFGLSFAAYGVMFVPFLLVLFLFGIAIGIFGCAVVLRLGPASEWFVWPIPALISPFAGVFYPLATLPAWMQVVAKFLPPSYVFEGMRTLVSGGAFSGTALVWGGGLAVVQIVLASAFFSRVHRYAVRTGLIARYSAESVS, encoded by the coding sequence ATGCGCCCGTCCCGCGCCTACGCCATCGCGCTCCGCCACTTCTACCTGCTGCGTGGCAGCGTCGCCCGCTTCCTGCCGCTCTTCGCGTGGGTGGCCATCGACATGGTGCTGTGGGGCTTCATGAGCCGCTACCTCAACAGCGTCGCCGCCGCTCCCGGGCACGACTTCGTCCACACGCTGCTGGGCGCCGTGCTCCTCTGGGACTTCTTCACGCGCGTCATGCAGGGCGTGACGATGGTGTTCTTCGAGGACGTCTGGTCCCGCAACTTCCTCAACGTCTTCGCCACGCCGCTCTCCATCTCCGAGTACATCGGCGGGCTGGTGCTCTCCAGTATCGCCACGAGCGTGGTGGGGCTCGCCGTCATGCTCCTGCTCGCGAGCACCGTGTTCGGCCTGTCCTTCGCCGCGTACGGCGTCATGTTCGTGCCGTTCCTGCTCGTGCTGTTCCTGTTCGGCATCGCCATCGGCATCTTCGGCTGCGCGGTGGTGCTGCGGCTGGGGCCGGCCTCGGAGTGGTTCGTCTGGCCCATCCCCGCGCTCATCTCCCCGTTCGCTGGCGTCTTCTACCCGCTGGCCACGCTGCCCGCGTGGATGCAGGTCGTGGCGAAGTTCCTGCCGCCCTCGTACGTGTTCGAGGGCATGCGCACGCTCGTCTCCGGCGGCGCCTTCTCCGGCACCGCGCTCGTGTGGGGCGGAGGGCTCGCCGTCGTGCAGATCGTGCTCGCGAGCGCCTTCTTCTCACGCGTCCACCGCTACGCCGTGCGCACCGGCCTCATCGCCCGCTACAGCGCCGAGAGTGTGAGCTAA
- a CDS encoding ABC transporter ATP-binding protein, with protein sequence MTTPVTTPGTSRVPPASKVLSVSALRKSYGDTVAVDGVSFDVGHGEIVGLLGPNGAGKTTTINMLLGVLEPTSGSIRIEEVDLARQRSQALERTNFAAVYSPLPGNLTVFQNLRVFGLIYGVKSLSARISELLEQFDLVRFRDTRCGVLSSGEQTRVALAKAMLNRPHLLLLDEPTASLDPSTARDIRGRIRDFATQGHGGVLWTSHNMYEVEEVCHRVLFLSRGRVLLEGDPRTLPHEHGRASLEELFIAVAREPLALGRA encoded by the coding sequence ATGACAACTCCAGTGACGACACCCGGCACCTCGCGGGTGCCTCCCGCGTCGAAGGTGCTCTCCGTCTCCGCGCTGCGAAAGTCCTACGGTGACACGGTCGCCGTGGACGGCGTCTCCTTCGACGTGGGCCACGGCGAGATTGTCGGGCTGCTCGGGCCCAACGGTGCGGGGAAGACCACCACCATCAACATGCTTCTCGGCGTGCTGGAGCCCACCTCCGGCTCCATCCGCATCGAGGAGGTGGACCTCGCGCGCCAGCGCTCCCAGGCCCTGGAGCGCACCAACTTCGCCGCCGTGTACTCACCGCTGCCGGGCAACCTCACCGTGTTCCAGAACCTGCGCGTCTTCGGCCTCATCTACGGCGTGAAGTCCCTGTCCGCGCGCATCTCCGAGTTGCTGGAGCAGTTCGACCTGGTGCGCTTCCGCGACACGCGCTGCGGCGTGCTCTCCTCGGGCGAGCAGACGCGCGTGGCCCTGGCCAAGGCCATGCTCAACCGCCCGCACCTGCTGTTGCTGGACGAGCCCACCGCCTCGCTGGACCCGTCCACCGCACGCGACATCCGCGGCCGCATCCGCGACTTCGCCACGCAAGGTCACGGCGGCGTGCTGTGGACGTCCCACAACATGTATGAGGTAGAGGAGGTCTGCCACCGCGTGCTCTTCCTGTCGCGCGGCAGGGTCCTCCTCGAAGGAGACCCGAGGACGCTGCCCCACGAGCACGGCAGGGCGTCCCTCGAGGAGCTCTTCATCGCCGTGGCGCGCGAGCCGCTCGCGCTGGGGAGGGCCTGA
- a CDS encoding alpha-hydroxy acid oxidase, whose amino-acid sequence MLPYEALEAEARARLPEAVFDYYAGGSGEETTLADNTAAWARVRLRPRVLRDVSSVRTATEVLGTPLAAPVLVAPTAFHSLAHPEGELATARGTREAGSLLVLSSRASRRVEDVAALAGPWWLQVYVFKDRGLTRALVQRAVASGARALVLTGDTPVVGRKRRDRGDSALALPEEDFLANLEGLTRRDLAEQAPDVTFADIDWLRELSGLPVLVKGVLRADDARECLHHGAAGLIVSNHGGRQLDGAVSTAEALPEVVEAAGGRVPVLVDGGVRTGRDVLRALALGARAVLVGRPVLWGLATGGADGVRGVLDGLRVDTAHALALAGVAEVSAVGPDLIAPARHR is encoded by the coding sequence ATGCTCCCGTACGAAGCGCTGGAGGCCGAGGCCCGCGCGCGGCTGCCCGAGGCGGTGTTCGACTACTACGCCGGCGGCTCCGGCGAGGAGACCACGCTCGCGGACAACACCGCCGCCTGGGCGCGCGTGCGCCTTCGCCCGCGCGTGCTGCGCGACGTGTCCTCCGTGCGCACCGCCACCGAGGTGCTCGGCACGCCGCTCGCCGCGCCCGTGCTCGTCGCGCCCACCGCGTTCCACTCGCTCGCGCATCCGGAAGGAGAACTGGCCACCGCGCGGGGCACCCGTGAGGCCGGCTCGCTGCTGGTGCTCTCCTCGCGCGCCTCGCGCCGCGTGGAGGACGTGGCCGCCCTCGCCGGCCCGTGGTGGCTCCAGGTCTACGTCTTCAAGGACCGGGGCCTCACCCGCGCACTCGTGCAGCGTGCCGTCGCCTCGGGCGCCCGCGCGCTGGTGCTCACGGGTGACACGCCGGTGGTCGGCCGCAAGCGCCGCGACAGGGGCGACTCCGCCCTGGCCCTTCCCGAGGAGGACTTCCTCGCCAACCTGGAAGGGCTCACCCGTCGCGACCTGGCCGAGCAGGCCCCCGATGTCACCTTCGCGGACATCGACTGGCTGCGCGAGCTGTCCGGCCTGCCGGTGCTCGTGAAGGGCGTGCTGCGCGCAGATGATGCGCGCGAGTGTCTGCACCACGGCGCCGCCGGCCTCATCGTCTCCAACCATGGTGGGCGCCAGCTCGACGGCGCGGTGTCCACGGCGGAGGCCCTGCCCGAGGTGGTGGAGGCAGCCGGGGGCCGCGTCCCCGTCCTCGTCGACGGCGGCGTGCGCACCGGCCGTGACGTGCTGCGCGCGCTCGCGCTGGGGGCCCGCGCGGTGCTCGTGGGCCGGCCCGTGTTGTGGGGCCTCGCCACTGGTGGCGCGGACGGCGTGCGCGGCGTGCTCGATGGGTTGCGCGTGGACACCGCCCATGCGCTCGCCCTCGCCGGAGTGGCGGAGGTCTCCGCCGTGGGGCCGGACCTCATCGCCCCGGCCCGCCACCGTTGA
- a CDS encoding aldehyde dehydrogenase family protein → MSKVYEAPGQPGSLVRFKNRYGNYIGGEFVPPVRGQYFENISPVNGKPFCEVARSTHEDVEKALDAAHRAKDAWGRTSVAERSDILNKLADRIQQNLEMLAVAECWENGKPVRETLAADLPLAVDHYRYFAGAIRAQEGALSQIDDHTVAYHFHEPLGVVGQIIPWNFPLLMATWKLAPALAAGNCVVLKPAEQTPSSILLLMELVGDLLPPGVVNVVNGYGIEAGKPLASSKRVAKVAFTGETTTGRLIMQYASENLIPVTLELGGKSPNIFFEDVLSKDDDFARKAVEGFTMFALNQGEVCTCPSRALVAERIYEEFMHHALERTRKLVQGNPLDTATQVGAQASNDQLEKILSYIDIGKKEGAKVLTGGGRKALPGALAEGYYVEPTVFEGTNRMRIFQEEIFGPVVSVTKFRDMEDALAVANDTLYGLGAGVWTRDQNMAYRMGRAVQAGRVWVNCYHLYPAHAAFGGYKQSGIGRENHSMMLSHYQHTKNMLVSYDPKPTGLF, encoded by the coding sequence ATGTCGAAGGTCTATGAAGCTCCGGGGCAGCCGGGCAGCCTGGTGCGGTTCAAGAACCGGTATGGGAACTACATCGGCGGTGAGTTCGTCCCGCCCGTGCGAGGCCAGTACTTCGAGAACATCAGCCCCGTGAACGGCAAGCCGTTCTGCGAGGTGGCCCGCTCCACCCACGAGGACGTGGAGAAGGCACTGGACGCCGCGCACCGGGCGAAGGACGCGTGGGGTCGCACGTCCGTCGCCGAGCGTTCGGACATCCTCAACAAGCTCGCCGACCGCATCCAGCAGAACCTGGAGATGCTCGCGGTGGCCGAGTGCTGGGAGAACGGCAAGCCGGTGCGCGAGACGCTCGCCGCGGACCTGCCGCTGGCGGTGGACCACTACCGCTACTTCGCCGGAGCCATCCGCGCGCAGGAAGGCGCCCTCAGCCAGATTGACGACCACACCGTCGCGTACCACTTCCACGAGCCGCTCGGCGTGGTGGGGCAGATCATCCCGTGGAACTTCCCGCTGCTGATGGCGACGTGGAAGCTCGCCCCGGCGCTGGCCGCGGGCAACTGCGTGGTGCTCAAGCCGGCGGAACAGACGCCCTCCTCCATCCTGCTGCTGATGGAGTTGGTGGGCGACCTGCTGCCACCCGGTGTGGTGAACGTGGTGAACGGCTACGGCATCGAAGCGGGCAAGCCGCTCGCGAGCAGCAAGCGCGTGGCGAAGGTGGCCTTCACCGGCGAGACGACGACGGGCCGGCTCATCATGCAGTACGCGTCGGAGAACCTGATTCCAGTGACGCTCGAGCTGGGCGGCAAGTCGCCCAACATCTTCTTCGAGGACGTGCTCTCCAAGGACGACGACTTCGCGCGCAAGGCGGTGGAGGGCTTCACCATGTTCGCCCTCAACCAGGGCGAGGTGTGCACCTGCCCGTCGCGCGCGCTGGTGGCCGAGCGCATCTACGAGGAGTTCATGCACCACGCGCTGGAGCGCACGCGCAAGCTGGTGCAGGGCAACCCGCTGGACACGGCGACGCAGGTGGGCGCGCAGGCGTCCAACGACCAGTTGGAGAAGATTCTCTCGTACATCGACATCGGCAAGAAGGAGGGCGCGAAGGTGCTCACGGGCGGCGGCCGCAAGGCGCTGCCGGGCGCGCTGGCCGAGGGCTACTACGTGGAGCCCACGGTCTTCGAGGGCACCAACCGGATGCGCATCTTCCAGGAGGAAATCTTCGGCCCGGTGGTGTCGGTGACGAAGTTCCGGGACATGGAGGACGCGCTGGCGGTGGCGAACGACACGCTGTACGGGCTGGGCGCGGGCGTGTGGACGCGAGACCAGAACATGGCGTACCGCATGGGCCGGGCAGTGCAGGCGGGCCGCGTCTGGGTGAACTGCTACCACCTGTACCCGGCGCACGCGGCGTTCGGCGGGTACAAGCAGTCGGGCATCGGCCGTGAGAACCACAGCATGATGCTGTCGCACTACCAGCACACGAAGAACATGCTGGTGAGCTACGACCCGAAGCCCACCGGCCTCTTCTGA
- a CDS encoding DUF779 domain-containing protein — protein sequence MRVERVTVTPAAEALLRRMQGVHGPLLFHQSGGCCDGSAPMCFPLGEFRVGQQDVYLGTVVGTPFYISGPQFEYWQHTHLTVDVVPGRGSGFSVEAPEGVRFLIRSRVFEDAEYHALQEQGPPPRGPQHEQRG from the coding sequence ATGCGCGTGGAACGAGTCACCGTGACACCGGCGGCCGAGGCCCTCCTGCGCAGGATGCAGGGGGTGCACGGGCCGCTGCTGTTCCACCAGTCCGGGGGCTGCTGTGACGGCAGCGCGCCCATGTGCTTCCCTCTCGGCGAGTTCCGCGTGGGGCAGCAGGACGTGTACCTGGGCACCGTGGTGGGCACGCCGTTCTACATCTCGGGGCCGCAGTTCGAGTACTGGCAGCACACGCACCTGACGGTGGACGTGGTGCCGGGACGCGGCAGCGGCTTCTCGGTGGAAGCACCCGAGGGCGTGCGGTTCCTCATCCGCTCGCGGGTGTTCGAGGACGCGGAGTACCACGCGTTGCAGGAGCAGGGGCCGCCACCACGAGGGCCCCAGCACGAGCAGCGCGGCTGA
- a CDS encoding type IV toxin-antitoxin system AbiEi family antitoxin domain-containing protein, producing the protein MTLAEEMGLLRWRDLEARGMPRSELQLRVRMGSLTKVARGLWRPYRFEFPAAAVAARRVPRGVLCLKTALWVHGLSREEPDKVWMAIDEKARKPRWEEPPLQVVRFSGLALSEGIEYRSIHGVQVPVYSVAKTVADLFKYRGKLGYPIAVRALGDALLTGRCSQEELLRFAGICRVGTSMAPYLEVIRARRGPDLARAEQARVAREAERESSRAALRAGPLPGTEDMELE; encoded by the coding sequence ATGACGTTGGCCGAGGAAATGGGGCTGCTGCGCTGGCGTGACCTGGAAGCGCGCGGCATGCCCCGCTCGGAGCTCCAGTTACGGGTGCGCATGGGCTCCCTGACGAAGGTGGCTCGTGGCCTCTGGCGCCCCTACCGGTTCGAGTTCCCGGCAGCGGCGGTGGCCGCCAGGCGTGTTCCCCGAGGCGTGCTGTGCCTGAAGACCGCGCTCTGGGTTCACGGACTCTCGAGGGAGGAGCCCGACAAGGTCTGGATGGCCATCGACGAGAAGGCACGCAAGCCGCGCTGGGAGGAACCGCCACTCCAGGTGGTGCGCTTCTCCGGCCTCGCGCTGTCCGAGGGCATCGAGTACCGCTCCATCCACGGCGTCCAGGTGCCCGTCTACAGCGTGGCCAAGACGGTGGCCGACCTCTTCAAGTACCGCGGCAAGCTGGGCTACCCGATTGCGGTGCGCGCCCTGGGCGATGCCTTGCTGACGGGCCGGTGCTCACAGGAGGAGTTGTTGCGCTTCGCGGGCATCTGTCGCGTCGGGACGTCGATGGCCCCCTACCTGGAAGTCATCCGGGCGCGCAGGGGCCCCGACCTCGCTCGGGCCGAGCAGGCCCGGGTTGCCAGGGAGGCGGAACGCGAGTCCTCCCGGGCCGCTCTCCGGGCCGGGCCGCTTCCCGGAACCGAAGACATGGAGCTCGAGTGA
- a CDS encoding S41 family peptidase, with protein sequence MFAVVLGAVSAEAAGGAPSATRAPAADSRPEPAMENAAALGRVWGTVKYAHPALAFREVDWDAALIDALPRATAATTPEALAEAVQFMLRRLDDPLTRVERDAPPASAQESTRAPGPFSRGSGDVLVVDLDRRYSNLNELFPAMAALAPELAKARRVLVDLRASGPDEAIWMDMALGFLERSLPSEKVTAPAERFRVYSGFPVQLGPSSGGYSASVETRLARTFAPAPGTPKRSVAFLVNGRTPLSPLLLALRASPRTFLVSQGALDESSAVQVRRVPLPGGHHAVVRASELAFPPGSPGLRADVTVPAGADEQDSGPAFQAALRLLRSGSAKPSTRTSTPSTTLPTGGPDDAYASSPRASTPSTTLPTGGPDDAYEAMPYPAEPYRMLAVIRFWNVMRFFHPDPKALRHWDHVLPAFLARAREAADAPAYTRVLYALAARVDDGHIFVAEGGVPLRSLAEASAPLGLQAVEGRFLVTELPVPEAARAAGISIGDEVLSVAGEPVATRAERLGALLGASHAAARQARVASLLLAGADGTPVVMMLQGADGRMKESKLLRSRDFLPFLRTPPESPTPWKKLEGGVGYADLRLLRAEGVDAMLDAMKDTRGLVLDLRGYPQGSAWALAPRLNTRGATTSALIARPLLSAGEVREVRHPEALPTTDKPLYRGRVVVLADARTLSQGEYTAMMIQAASGAKLVGSPTAGAVGDTTNVCLPGAVCVLFTGQRFETPDGRAVQGVGLRPDVEVQPTVSGLRAGRDEVLERALTLLREELRAER encoded by the coding sequence ATGTTCGCGGTCGTTCTCGGCGCCGTCTCCGCGGAGGCAGCGGGAGGCGCTCCCTCCGCGACCCGCGCTCCCGCTGCCGACAGCAGGCCCGAGCCCGCGATGGAGAACGCCGCCGCCCTGGGCCGCGTCTGGGGCACGGTGAAGTACGCGCACCCCGCGCTCGCCTTCCGCGAGGTGGACTGGGATGCCGCCCTCATCGACGCGCTCCCCAGGGCCACCGCCGCGACGACGCCCGAGGCGCTCGCCGAGGCCGTCCAGTTCATGCTGCGCCGCCTCGACGACCCGCTCACCCGCGTGGAGCGCGACGCGCCGCCCGCTTCAGCCCAGGAGTCCACCAGGGCCCCGGGCCCCTTCTCCCGCGGGTCCGGTGACGTGCTCGTGGTGGACCTGGACCGCCGCTACTCCAACCTCAATGAACTCTTCCCCGCCATGGCGGCGCTCGCGCCCGAGCTGGCGAAGGCCCGCCGCGTCCTCGTCGACCTGCGCGCCAGCGGCCCCGACGAAGCCATCTGGATGGACATGGCGCTCGGCTTCCTGGAGCGCTCGCTTCCCTCGGAGAAGGTGACAGCGCCCGCCGAGCGCTTCCGCGTGTACTCCGGCTTCCCCGTGCAGCTCGGCCCCAGCTCGGGCGGCTACAGCGCCTCGGTGGAGACGCGGCTGGCCCGCACCTTCGCTCCCGCGCCCGGCACTCCGAAGCGCTCCGTCGCCTTCCTCGTCAACGGCCGCACGCCGCTGTCACCGCTGCTGCTGGCCCTGCGCGCCTCACCGCGCACCTTCCTCGTGTCCCAGGGCGCGCTCGACGAGTCCTCCGCCGTGCAGGTACGAAGGGTGCCGCTGCCGGGCGGCCACCACGCGGTGGTGCGCGCATCGGAGCTCGCCTTCCCTCCCGGCTCCCCCGGACTGCGCGCGGACGTCACCGTGCCCGCGGGTGCGGACGAGCAGGACTCCGGCCCCGCCTTCCAGGCCGCCCTGCGCCTGTTGCGCTCGGGCTCCGCTAAGCCTTCCACCCGTACCTCCACCCCGAGCACGACGCTGCCCACCGGCGGCCCGGACGACGCCTACGCGTCTTCCCCTCGCGCCTCCACCCCGAGCACGACGCTGCCCACCGGCGGCCCGGACGACGCCTACGAGGCCATGCCCTATCCGGCCGAGCCCTACCGCATGCTCGCCGTCATCCGCTTCTGGAACGTGATGCGCTTCTTCCATCCGGACCCGAAGGCGCTGCGCCACTGGGACCATGTGCTGCCCGCGTTCCTCGCCCGCGCCCGTGAGGCGGCCGACGCGCCCGCGTACACGCGCGTCCTCTACGCGCTGGCGGCTCGCGTGGATGACGGCCACATCTTCGTCGCGGAAGGCGGCGTGCCGCTGCGCTCGCTCGCGGAGGCCAGCGCGCCCCTCGGACTCCAGGCCGTGGAGGGCCGCTTCCTCGTCACGGAGCTGCCCGTGCCCGAAGCCGCCCGCGCCGCCGGCATCTCCATCGGCGACGAGGTGCTGTCCGTGGCCGGAGAGCCCGTGGCCACCCGCGCCGAGCGGCTCGGCGCGCTGCTCGGCGCGTCCCACGCCGCCGCCCGGCAGGCGCGCGTGGCGAGCCTCCTGCTCGCGGGCGCGGATGGCACTCCCGTGGTGATGATGCTCCAGGGCGCGGATGGCCGGATGAAGGAGTCGAAGCTGCTGCGCTCGCGAGACTTCCTCCCCTTCCTCCGCACGCCTCCGGAGAGCCCCACCCCGTGGAAGAAGCTGGAGGGCGGCGTGGGCTACGCGGACCTGCGGCTGCTGCGCGCGGAGGGCGTGGACGCCATGCTGGACGCGATGAAGGACACGCGCGGGCTCGTGCTGGACTTGCGTGGCTATCCACAGGGGAGTGCGTGGGCCCTGGCTCCGCGCCTCAACACGCGCGGCGCCACCACGTCCGCCCTCATCGCCCGGCCACTGCTGTCCGCGGGCGAGGTGCGCGAAGTGCGCCACCCGGAGGCCCTGCCCACCACCGACAAGCCGCTCTACCGGGGCCGCGTGGTGGTGCTCGCCGACGCGCGCACGCTGAGCCAGGGCGAATACACGGCGATGATGATTCAGGCCGCCTCGGGCGCGAAGCTGGTGGGCAGTCCCACCGCGGGCGCAGTGGGTGACACCACCAACGTGTGCCTGCCCGGCGCCGTCTGCGTCCTCTTCACCGGCCAGCGCTTCGAGACGCCCGACGGCCGCGCCGTGCAGGGCGTGGGCCTGCGCCCCGACGTGGAGGTGCAGCCCACCGTGAGCGGCCTGCGCGCCGGCCGCGACGAGGTGCTCGAGCGGGCGCTCACCCTGCTGCGCGAGGAGCTTCGCGCGGAGCGCTGA